From the Carettochelys insculpta isolate YL-2023 chromosome 27, ASM3395843v1, whole genome shotgun sequence genome, one window contains:
- the MADCAM1 gene encoding mucosal addressin cell adhesion molecule 1 isoform X1, with protein sequence MEPIPLLLLLSLGGTCSAQPSILPQEPLVEIGGSIQLNCSWDCPDGKVQWKGLDTSLGNIISTPTYSLLLVTNATVAVEGTKICVGNCQRKNFQASVNLPVYSFPDTLQLDTQPTELVAGQPAHLRCSVSKVYPPGSLTLSWYQGGQRLETPEPEEVSEDEELFSYHSELEVPGEKVTEGQEFRCEVKLLLPSERSFQRARAVTVNTKAVAMEPTTESVTGQEHPTTKSVAPSESPTAGRVAPELTAAESSPVTLTVTSCKPSPKSTSAHRLATTETLTTDPTTTLRPPSTGAATRHWNLHHNLSSAVESPTPLGVASTESPPPKKTTSGWSPSPESVCSLRIRRVPPTGTTGEPLQIICEAECSDRVTIRWVQTPVALSQYREEVSEGKSTLTVDRVGLHYQGVYECVMLSRRAQTARLHVTVSAATFSTDLAIAIGTAGSLLGLIVTAFASRHLWRRLQALGMKSPMGNVV encoded by the exons ATGGAGCCAATTCCTCTCCTCCTGCTTCTCAGCCTGGGCGGGACCTGCAGCG cccagccatcCATACTGCCCCAGGAGCCCCTGGTTGAGATAGGAGGATCCATTcaattgaactgctcctgggacTGTCCAGATGGGAAGGTCCAGTGGAAGGGGCTGGACACCAGTCTCGGGAACATCATTTCCACCCCCACCTACAGCCTCCTGCTGGTGACCAACGCTACCGTCGCCGTCGAAGGCACCAAGATCTGCGTGGGGAATTGCCAAAGGAAGAACTTCCAGGCATCGGTCAACCTTCCAGTGTACT CTTTTCCAGACACACTACAGCTGGATACCCAGCCCAcggagctggtggctgggcagcCGGCCCACCTCCGCTGCTCTGTTAGCAAGGTGTACCCACCCGGTTCCTTGACTCTGAGCTGGTACCAGGGGGGCCAGAGATTGGAGACCCCAGAACCTGAAGAAGTGAGTGAGGATGAGGAGCTGTTCAGTTATCACTCTGAGCTGGAGGTGCCCGGGGAGAAGGTGACGGAGGGCCAGGAATTCAGGTGTGAGGTGAAGCTCCTGCTGCCATCGGAGAGGAGTTTCCAGCGAGCTAGAGCAGTGACTGTAAACACAAAAG CTGTAGCCATGGAGCCCACAACTGAGTCAGTCACTGGCCAAGAGCATCCCACAACCAAGTCTGTGGCTCCTAGtgagagccccacagctgggcgtGTGGCCCCAGAACTGACAGCTGCAGAGAGCTCCCCTGTAACACTCACTGTCACATCATGCAAGCCCAGTCCCAAATCCACCTCTGCCCACCGCTTGGCAACCACAGAGACCCTCACCACCGACCCCACCACTACCCTGCGGCCCCCCAGCACTGGTGCAGCCACAAGACACTGGAACCTCCACCACAACCTGAGCTCTGCTGTGGAGAGCCCCACTCCATTGGGCGTGGCTAGCACAGAGAGCCCTCCACCCAAGAAAACcaccagtggctggagccccagcccggAGTCTGTCTGCAGCCTTCGGATCAGGCGTGTCCCGCCAACAGGGACCACCGGGGAACCCCTACAGATCATATGCGAGGCAGAATGCAGTGACCGCGTTACCATCAGATGGGTGCAAACCCCTGTGGCGCTGTCTCAGTATCGAGAGGAGGTGTCCGAGGGCAAATCCACCCTGACTGTTGACCGTGTAGGTCTCCACTACCAAGGGGTCTATGAGTGCGTCATGCTGAGCAGGAGAGCCCAAACAGCAAGACTGCATGTCACTGTGTCTGCCG CCACCTTCAGCACCGACTTGGCCATTGCCATTGGGACAGCAGGCTCTCTCCTGGGGCTGATAGTCACTGCATTTGCGTCACGGCACCTGTGGAGACGACTCCAGGCACTGGGCATGAAGAGCCCTATGGGGAATGTCGTTTAG
- the MADCAM1 gene encoding mucosal addressin cell adhesion molecule 1 isoform X2, translating to MILVFSTCCFPSPAQPSILPQEPLVEIGGSIQLNCSWDCPDGKVQWKGLDTSLGNIISTPTYSLLLVTNATVAVEGTKICVGNCQRKNFQASVNLPVYSFPDTLQLDTQPTELVAGQPAHLRCSVSKVYPPGSLTLSWYQGGQRLETPEPEEVSEDEELFSYHSELEVPGEKVTEGQEFRCEVKLLLPSERSFQRARAVTVNTKAVAMEPTTESVTGQEHPTTKSVAPSESPTAGRVAPELTAAESSPVTLTVTSCKPSPKSTSAHRLATTETLTTDPTTTLRPPSTGAATRHWNLHHNLSSAVESPTPLGVASTESPPPKKTTSGWSPSPESVCSLRIRRVPPTGTTGEPLQIICEAECSDRVTIRWVQTPVALSQYREEVSEGKSTLTVDRVGLHYQGVYECVMLSRRAQTARLHVTVSAATFSTDLAIAIGTAGSLLGLIVTAFASRHLWRRLQALGMKSPMGNVV from the exons ATGATCCTTGTTTTCTCCACTTGTTGCTtcccctctccagcccagccatcCATACTGCCCCAGGAGCCCCTGGTTGAGATAGGAGGATCCATTcaattgaactgctcctgggacTGTCCAGATGGGAAGGTCCAGTGGAAGGGGCTGGACACCAGTCTCGGGAACATCATTTCCACCCCCACCTACAGCCTCCTGCTGGTGACCAACGCTACCGTCGCCGTCGAAGGCACCAAGATCTGCGTGGGGAATTGCCAAAGGAAGAACTTCCAGGCATCGGTCAACCTTCCAGTGTACT CTTTTCCAGACACACTACAGCTGGATACCCAGCCCAcggagctggtggctgggcagcCGGCCCACCTCCGCTGCTCTGTTAGCAAGGTGTACCCACCCGGTTCCTTGACTCTGAGCTGGTACCAGGGGGGCCAGAGATTGGAGACCCCAGAACCTGAAGAAGTGAGTGAGGATGAGGAGCTGTTCAGTTATCACTCTGAGCTGGAGGTGCCCGGGGAGAAGGTGACGGAGGGCCAGGAATTCAGGTGTGAGGTGAAGCTCCTGCTGCCATCGGAGAGGAGTTTCCAGCGAGCTAGAGCAGTGACTGTAAACACAAAAG CTGTAGCCATGGAGCCCACAACTGAGTCAGTCACTGGCCAAGAGCATCCCACAACCAAGTCTGTGGCTCCTAGtgagagccccacagctgggcgtGTGGCCCCAGAACTGACAGCTGCAGAGAGCTCCCCTGTAACACTCACTGTCACATCATGCAAGCCCAGTCCCAAATCCACCTCTGCCCACCGCTTGGCAACCACAGAGACCCTCACCACCGACCCCACCACTACCCTGCGGCCCCCCAGCACTGGTGCAGCCACAAGACACTGGAACCTCCACCACAACCTGAGCTCTGCTGTGGAGAGCCCCACTCCATTGGGCGTGGCTAGCACAGAGAGCCCTCCACCCAAGAAAACcaccagtggctggagccccagcccggAGTCTGTCTGCAGCCTTCGGATCAGGCGTGTCCCGCCAACAGGGACCACCGGGGAACCCCTACAGATCATATGCGAGGCAGAATGCAGTGACCGCGTTACCATCAGATGGGTGCAAACCCCTGTGGCGCTGTCTCAGTATCGAGAGGAGGTGTCCGAGGGCAAATCCACCCTGACTGTTGACCGTGTAGGTCTCCACTACCAAGGGGTCTATGAGTGCGTCATGCTGAGCAGGAGAGCCCAAACAGCAAGACTGCATGTCACTGTGTCTGCCG CCACCTTCAGCACCGACTTGGCCATTGCCATTGGGACAGCAGGCTCTCTCCTGGGGCTGATAGTCACTGCATTTGCGTCACGGCACCTGTGGAGACGACTCCAGGCACTGGGCATGAAGAGCCCTATGGGGAATGTCGTTTAG
- the LOC142002372 gene encoding uncharacterized protein LOC142002372: MEAPNSPVRRQRKRSHRLLRRVAVPLEAYRCDICKKDIKHLSNFQEHQRIHTGERPYHCETCQKNFIRCADLIKHRLVHSDKRPHCCDACGKHFKLAGDLAKHSKVHSDEAPFRCDVCAKCFKRTSCLIKHLRIHTEEKPFKCSQCSKRFKWEASLKEHQRIHTGEKPFKCEHCTKSFTHFSTFLQHKRTHQDQKQFSCKRCSRSFNHKSNLLKHQRTVHC, from the coding sequence ATGGAAGCTCCAAATTCCCCAGTCCGTAGACAGCGGAAGCGATCGCACCGGCTCCTCAGGCGGGTGGCCGTCCCCTTGGAGGCCTATCGCTGTGACATCTGCAAGAAGGACATCAAGCACCTCTCCAACTTCCAGGagcaccagcgcatccacacagGTGAGCGGCCCTACCACTGCGAAACGTGCCAGAAGAACTTCATCCGCTGCGCTGACCTCATCAAGCACCGCCTGGTCCACTCGGACAAGCGACCCCACTGCTGCGATGCCTGTGGCAAGCACTTCAAGCTGGCTGGAGATCTGGCCAAGCACAGCAAGGTCCATTCGGATGAGGCGCCCTTCCGGTGTGACGTGTGTGCCAAGTGTTTCAAGCGCACATCCTGCCTCATCAAGCATCTCCGCATCCACACTGAGGAGAAGCCTTTCAAGTGCTCCCAGTGCAGCAAGAGGTTCAAATGGGAAGCCTCACTCAAGGAGCATCAACGCATCCACACAGGCGAGAAGCCTTTCAAGTGTGAGCACTGCACCAAGAGCTTCACCCACTTTTCCACTTTCCTGCAGCACAAGAGAACTCACCAGGACCAGAAGCAGTTCAGCTGCAAACGCTGCTCCAGGTCCTTCAACCACAAATCCAACCTTCTGAAGCACCAGCGCACAGTCCATTGCTAG
- the TPGS1 gene encoding tubulin polyglutamylase complex subunit 1: protein MAACEKRRSAPAPVTGSGLVEPVRGGAGGRESESEADFLLQAGVTAMVREALLKVLEARPEEPISFLASYFEKLVLSGPQGGGPGELHGQQQRLVRALWYLRLAHHSHRTAFNNNVSMAYECLSARGRKKKPGVNGRLYSELLKKICQDGEAPEEVVSSLLRKTQCRDHEAVPFDVFRYGVLSCFVLLEFVAKADTLYDVLDDSSGVADKRVCQAVLGTLEEALGASDFSVPIHYLEAGSKLGPDCLALAMDKALVERKTCSSMNREEFLKKATALFIAKVKPID, encoded by the exons ATGGCAGCTTGTGAGAAGCGGCGCTCCGCACCAGCCCCGGTGACTGGGAGCGGGCTGGTGGAGCCGGTTCGCGGGGGAGCTGGAGGCCGCGAGTCAGAGAGCGAGGCTGACTTCTTGCTCCAGGCCGGGGTGACCGCCATGGTGCGGGAGGCGCTACTGAAGGTGCTGGAGGCTCGGCCCGAGGAGCCCATCTCCTTCCTGGCCAGTTACTTCGAAAAGCTGGTGCTGAGCGGCCCGCAGGGTGGCGGCCCCGGGGAGCTGCACGGGCAGCAGCAGCGTCTCGTCCGGGCCCTGTGGTACTTGCGCCTGGCCCACCATTCACACAG GACTGCCTTTAATAACAACGTCAGCATGGCTTATGAGTGCCTGAGTGCCAGGGGCAGGAAGAAGAAGCCAGGTGTCAATGGGAGACTCTACAGTGAGTTACTCAAGAAGATCTGTCAAGATGGGGAAGCTCCTGAAGAAGTTGTTTCTTCTTTGCTGAGGAAGACCCAGTGCCGGGACCATGAGGCAGTGCCTTTTGATGTCTTCCGCTATGGGGTGCtcagctgctttgtgctgcttGAGTTTGTGGCCAAGGCTGATACCTTATATGATGTACTTGATGACAGTTCTGGTGTGGCAGATAAAAGGGTTTGCCAGGCAGTCTTGGGCACTCTGGAGGAGGCTCTTGGAGCCAGTGACTTCTCTGTACCCATCCATTACTTGGAGGCCGGTTCCAAGCTGGGACCAGACTGTTTGGCTTTGGCCATGGACAAAGCATTGGTAGAGAGAAAGACTTGCTCCTCTATGAACAGGGAAGAGTTTCTAAAGAAAGCCACAGCCCTATTCATTGCAAAAGTAAAACCCATTGACTGA